Within Streptomyces roseirectus, the genomic segment CGGTCTTCCGGGCACGGGGCGAGGAGGGGCGGAACATGACCAGGAAGAGCGACCCGGCGCGCAGCAACATCCGCGACGTCGCGGCCCGCGCGGGTGTCTCGGCGGCGACCGTGTCGCGTGTGCTCGGCGGGGTCTACCCGGTGAGCCAGCAGACCCGCGCGCGGGTGGTGCGCGCGGTGCGCGAGCTGAACTACGTCGCCGACGCCCGCGCGAAGGCCATCGCGGGCGTGGGTACTCCGACGCTGGCGTTCGTCCTGGAGGACATCACCGGTCCGTCGTTCGCGCTGATGGCGTACGGGGTGGAGCGCGAGGCCGCCCGCAACGGGCACCTGTGCCTGGTGTGCGGCACCGAGGGCGACGTCCGCCAGGAGACCGAGTTCGTGGAGATGATGCGGGCCCAGCGCGCCGCCGCCGTCATCCTGGTCGGCGGGACGGCGGACACGCCGGAGTACCGGGAGCGGACCCGGCGGATGGCGGACCTGCTGGCGTCGGTGGGGTCGCGGCTGGTGCTGTGCGGCCGTCCGCCGCTGGACGCGGGGGCGCCGGTCACGGTCATCGAGTACGACAACGAGTCCGGCGCGCACGCGCTGGTGGCGCACGTCCTCGCGCAGGGCCACAGCCGGGTGCTGTTCCTCGGGGGCCGCCCCGACCACACGACGGCGCAGGGCCGCGAGCGCGGTTACGTGAGCGCGCACCGGGCGCGCGGTGTCGACGTCGACCCGGACCTCGTCCTGCACGGCGACTTCACCCGCGACTCCGGGCACCGGCTGATGCGCCGGGCCCTCGCGGACGGTCTGGACTTCACGGCGGTCGTCGCCGCGACGGACATGGTCGCGGCGGGCGCCCTGACCGCCCTGCACGAGGCGGGCCTGAAGGTCCCGGACGACGTGTCGCTCGCCGGGTACGACGACATCCCCTACGCCCGCGACCTGTACCCGGCGCTGACGACCGTCCACGTCCCCTACGAGGAGCTGGGCCGGGTCGCCGTCCGCACCGCGCTGGGGCGGGCGCCGGGGGCCTCGGACGAGCATCTGCTGCTGGGGACGCACGTCGTGGTCCGTGACTCGGTGAAGCCGCCGAAGGACATGCGGTAGGTCAGCGGGCCCGGTCGGTGGCCGCGCGGCGCAGGCGGCGGACGACGGACCGCAGCTCGGTGCCGCGCAGGGAGCGGGCGGGCAAGGGCTGCGGGGCGGGCGTCTGGTGCGGGACGGCGGGCTCGGCATCCCACAGGGCCAGCTCGGCGTCGCGCGGCCCGGCCGCCGTGCGCGCCGGTCCGTCCCCGAAGATCCGCACGGGGTGCCCGGCGTCCCAGGCGCGCCAGCCGGGGTCGCCGGTCCGCGCGAACCGGACCCAGGCGCCGTGCATCTCGGCGGCGAGCGCGCGCGGCGGATCGTCGCCGGCGAGGCGGACGGAGTCGGGCGCGTCCCCGGAGTCGAAGACGAAGCCGAGTTCGAGGGAGTGGCAGGCGCCGAGTCCGGGCCGCCCGGACGGCCAGGCGAACTCGTAGGCGTACGTCGTGCCGGGGCGGGCGTCGGCCAGCCGGTGCAGGGGGCGGCGCAGCATGTGGTCGGTGACCATCTGGCCGACGATCTCGGCGGGCCCGGCGTCCGGGTGCAGGGCGCGGTAGCCGCGCGGGATCTCGGAGCCGCAGTGGCAGCGGGCCATGGCCCCGGCGAGGGCGACGGGTCCGAGCCGGTCGACGCGCTCGACGAGGCCGCCGGGGACGAGCCACAGCCGGTACTCGTCGCTGGTCCAGCCGAGGAGGAGGCCGGCGTCCCGGGCGGCGTCGCCGTCGAGCAGGGCCTGGAGCGGGTCGCGGGGCACGAGGTCGCCGTCGACGACGATCCCGAACGCGGGCCCGCCGAGGACGGGGCTGGAGAGCCGGCCCACCTCGGCCTGGGTGCGCAGCAGCAGCTCGCGGTCGACGGCGGCGAACGCCTCGGCGGTCGCGGGAACCTTCAGCCTCGCCGCCATCCGGCGCACCATCCGCCGCACCTTGTCCCGGTCCACGGCCTCGGGCGCGCCGCTCTGCAGCACCGCCCGCCGGAACAGGCCCCGCGCCCGCGGGGCGGCGACGAGGGCGCCGATGCTGATCGCGCCGGCCGACTGCCCCATCAGGGTGACCCTGTCGGGGTCGCCGCCGAACCCGGCGATCGCCTCGCGCACCCATTCCAGGGCGGCGAGCTGATCGCGCAGGCCCGCGTTGGCGGGGGCGTCGGGGAACAGGCCGTAGCCCTCGACGCCGAGCCGGTGGTTCAGGGACACGAACACGATGCCGTCGCGGGCGAAGGAGCTGCCGTCGTACACCGGGACGGCGGAGGAACCCCTGGTCAGGGCGCCGCCGTGGAACCAGACGACGACCGGCAGGCGCGCGCCGGGTCCCGGCTCGGGCGTCCACACGTTCAGGTTGAGACAGTCGTCCCCGGGGATGTCCGGGTCGGACAGGTACTGCGCGAACGCCTCCGAGTACGGCGGTTTCGGAGCCGTCGGCCCGAAGGACCCGGCGTCGCGGACTCCGGACCAGGACTCAGGGGGTACGGGGGGCAGGAACCGGCGGGGGCCGAAGGGGGGTGCCCCGTAGGGGATGCCCCTGAATACCGCGATGCCCTGCTCGTACCTGCCGCGTACGGTCCCGTGGGGGGTCTTCGCCACCGGGTCCGTCTGGTTTGCCGTCCGGCCTGCTGTCATACGCCCACCAGCCCTTCGCCGCGCTCGTGCACCGGTAGTACCAGAGCACCACGAAGGCGCCCGGTATTCCGGTGCACGAGGCGTTCAGGGGGCTATTTGGCGTACATCAGGGTGCCGAAGCCGAGCTGGTCGAAGCCGCCGCTGGTGGTGCCGTAGTCTCCGCCGCCGCCCTCGGGGGCGACGGTGGCGTAGATCTGGGCGATGTACTTGTCGTCGAGGTTCAGCCTGCCCTTGTAGTGGAAGTGCAGCTGGGCCCAGACGGGGCGGGCCTGGCCGCGGGCGGTGGCGGAGACGGCGGTCTGGGACTGCTGGGCGCAGTTCTGGCCGGTGCCCCAGGTGTAGGTGGTGAAGGGGACGTCGAGGCCGAGGTTGTACTTGGCGACGTACTGGGCGGCCTTGAAGAACCGGCGGTCGTCGTAGGAGTACAGGTCGTCGCCCTGGTTCCAGGCCATTTCGCAGATCGCGCCCATCTGGCCCATGCCCATCAGGCTGTGGCCCTGGTCGCGGCCCGACTCCTGCCACTGGCCGAGCGCGTAGCCGTCGGAGTCGGTGTGGAGGAAGGGCACGGCGTTCTTGATGGAGCCGTTGCCCGCGCCGGACTTGAAGTAGGTGACGGCCTGGTCGTACTTGGCGGCGTCGTCGTTGAGGATGCCGATCGCCATGACGGAACCCATGGTGCACAGGTCCCAGTTGGCCCAGTAGTTGGTGATGCAGGCGTCGTTGTGGCCGGTCAGGAACTGGTTGTTGAG encodes:
- a CDS encoding LacI family DNA-binding transcriptional regulator, with protein sequence MTRKSDPARSNIRDVAARAGVSAATVSRVLGGVYPVSQQTRARVVRAVRELNYVADARAKAIAGVGTPTLAFVLEDITGPSFALMAYGVEREAARNGHLCLVCGTEGDVRQETEFVEMMRAQRAAAVILVGGTADTPEYRERTRRMADLLASVGSRLVLCGRPPLDAGAPVTVIEYDNESGAHALVAHVLAQGHSRVLFLGGRPDHTTAQGRERGYVSAHRARGVDVDPDLVLHGDFTRDSGHRLMRRALADGLDFTAVVAATDMVAAGALTALHEAGLKVPDDVSLAGYDDIPYARDLYPALTTVHVPYEELGRVAVRTALGRAPGASDEHLLLGTHVVVRDSVKPPKDMR
- a CDS encoding carboxylesterase/lipase family protein encodes the protein MAKTPHGTVRGRYEQGIAVFRGIPYGAPPFGPRRFLPPVPPESWSGVRDAGSFGPTAPKPPYSEAFAQYLSDPDIPGDDCLNLNVWTPEPGPGARLPVVVWFHGGALTRGSSAVPVYDGSSFARDGIVFVSLNHRLGVEGYGLFPDAPANAGLRDQLAALEWVREAIAGFGGDPDRVTLMGQSAGAISIGALVAAPRARGLFRRAVLQSGAPEAVDRDKVRRMVRRMAARLKVPATAEAFAAVDRELLLRTQAEVGRLSSPVLGGPAFGIVVDGDLVPRDPLQALLDGDAARDAGLLLGWTSDEYRLWLVPGGLVERVDRLGPVALAGAMARCHCGSEIPRGYRALHPDAGPAEIVGQMVTDHMLRRPLHRLADARPGTTYAYEFAWPSGRPGLGACHSLELGFVFDSGDAPDSVRLAGDDPPRALAAEMHGAWVRFARTGDPGWRAWDAGHPVRIFGDGPARTAAGPRDAELALWDAEPAVPHQTPAPQPLPARSLRGTELRSVVRRLRRAATDRAR
- a CDS encoding alginate lyase family protein, with the protein product MSRTPQLPTRRTLLKTAGGLGAALALGGAASALTPTTADAAPATFTHPGMLHNAGDINRAKVRVAAGTNPWLAGWNKLTANSHSASTWTNRATATIVRGGTGENYPQLYNDIAAAYQNALRWRVAGTEANAACAANILNAWSRTLTSVTGNADRFLAAGIYGWEFANACELMRGYPGFDLAAAQEMLARVFYPLNNQFLTGHNDACITNYWANWDLCTMGSVMAIGILNDDAAKYDQAVTYFKSGAGNGSIKNAVPFLHTDSDGYALGQWQESGRDQGHSLMGMGQMGAICEMAWNQGDDLYSYDDRRFFKAAQYVAKYNLGLDVPFTTYTWGTGQNCAQQSQTAVSATARGQARPVWAQLHFHYKGRLNLDDKYIAQIYATVAPEGGGGDYGTTSGGFDQLGFGTLMYAK